TTGCAACTTGTGATGTAACAGCATCTTGTGCAATTTGCTGGATATTATAATCAAGTGTTGTAATTACGTTTAGTCCTCCGCGTTCAACTTCATCTTCTCCATATTCATCAACTAATTTTTGCCTGACATACATTACAAAATGTGGCGCTTTAATATTAGTTTGGTTATTTGCAAAATTAAGTTTTTCGTTAATTGCTTCGTTGTATTGGTCAGCGGTTATAAATTTATCTTGTTTCATAAGTCCAAGCACTTCCTGTTGTCTGTTAATTGCAAGGTCTGGATCTGCACCAAACGGGGAATATGTGGTTGGTGATTTTGGAAGTCCGGCAAGAAGTGCCGATTCTGCGGTTGTCAGTTGCGATACATCCTTTCCAAAATATTGTTCGGAAGCAGCTTCAATTCCATAAGCGCTTCCGCCGTATGAAACTTCATTCAAATACATGGAGAGAATTTGATCTTTACTAAATTCACGTTCAACTTCAATTGATAAAACTAATTCTTTAATTTTGCGGCTCCAGGTTTTTTCAGGGGAGAGAAGTGTGTTTTTTACAAGTTGTTGTGTAATCGTGCTCCCTCCTTCTGTTAAATCTTGATTTGTAATATCAGCAAGTAAGGATCTTATGATTCCTTTCCAGGAAAATCCATATTCGTTATAAAAATTTGAATCCTCAGCAGCAAGTGTTGCTTTGCGAGTAATGTCAGGTACTTGAGGAAGGGCAACCGGAGTCCTGTTTTGGTCTTTGTAGATTTGATAAAGAAGTATTCCATTGCGGTCATATATTTTTGTAGAAACATCAACTTTGCGATTAATAAGCTGATTGGGTGATGGAAGTCCGCGAAAAACAAAATACCATATACCAGCAACAATTATTAAAATAAAAATAACAAATGCAAATAATATTTTTATCCGCGTAGTAATTCCAATTTTTCGGTAGAAAGTGATTTTAATATGGAAAATTTTCGGCTTTCTTTTCTTCCTATAATCTTTAGATTGATAGATAACTTGTTCCCTTGGCTCTTTAATAATTCTAATAGCTTCTACGATCAAAAAACTACAAAAACTCCCAATAAATAGGACAATAAAGTATAAGGACTTAAAAAATCTACGAAGCATTAGTTGGAACGTATTGTATCATTTATCTGTTCGAATGAATATTCGAAATGACAAGAACTGTAATCAGTTCTTAATTAGTAAATTTGAAAGTAGAATTAATATCCTTAATTTCTAAAGCCCTTTGACATTGAAAGGCATCATAAGGTACAGGTATATTGCAATTAACATTATCTATATTGTTGTCGCTTATAAAATAATAATTATTTTTAACACCAAGAATTTTACCTCCACCACGGGAATTAGTCCAATCTTGCCATTGTTTTGTAGAAAAAATAGATATTGATAAAATACACGCTGAAGCATAAGTTGGTCTATTAAAATGAAAACAAATTTGTGCAGTACTTGCAAAACCAGGATCTTTATATTTATTTAAATCATCAGTTTCATCAACTAAATATCCATTCCAGGTTGAAGGAAACTTTAATGTAAAACCCCAATTTGTATTTGTATAAAATATCGGGGAATTAGAATTATTTTGTAACACTAAATTACTGTGTAAATTTTCCTGGTATTTAATTCCCAAAAAAAATGCAATCACAGGAATAATTACAAAAAATGAAAGTGCAATGTATCTTAAGGTTCTATATTTTCTATAATTCTTCATTTCATTAATTGAATCATTTCAAAATACCCCCCAAGTTCAAATGCAATTACAGGCATTGTAAAAAATAAAATTAAAGCAAGTAATTTAGAAAAAGTGGTAACAGTAGTTAAATATTTTGGCAGTTTCATATTTATTGTCCGCTTGGAGTTGGCGTTGCAATAGGTGTTGGTGTAAATTTCGAATTATCGCTTACTCCAAATATTGGATAATTTATAGTCACATTATAAGTTGGAAGCGGGCAATCAAGACAAAGAATTGTTCCGAGTGGATCTTGAACAATCGGATGTTGCTCTTGTTGTACTTGGTCAGGAGTTGCGCTGCTTGATGCAATCATATGTGTATCTTTATAAACAGTTAAATTTTGTGTCATTGTAGGAATTGCTTGTGGTTGTGTTCCGTCAATAAAATAATCAAATCTTGCTGGGCACCCAGGATTATTTGGATCGCCGCTTGTTGGTGCAAGTCCAGTATCAGCGCAAATTGTCATGCCCTTAACATCAGACGGTTGTGTTGGCCAGGCATGCCCGTCATCGGACTTATTATAAAACCCTTTCTCGCTTTTGTTTAGCGCATATGCAATTACTTTATTAAAAATAGGGGAAGCTCCAGTTATTCCCGAAACGCTTCCGTTCATTGGTGTATTGTCATTGTTACCAACCCAAACAACTGCGGCAATCTGCCCCGTATATCCGTCAGTCCAATTATCTCGTCTGTCATTGGTTGTTCCAGTTTTTACGGATACTTCAGGGTGCCCGGAAACTACCAAGTAAGATGAAGTTCCAAATTCCTGCGCTCTTGCATTATTATCAAGTAGTATTTGTGAAATTAAAAATGAAACATCTTGCGGAACGACTCTATTTCCAGTCAAATCATCAAGTTTATTATCTTCAAGTACATTTCCTTTCCAGTCTGTAATTTTTGTAATTGCCACAAGCGGTTCTTTTATTCCGCCGTTTGCCAGAGTTCCGTAAGCTTCAGCCATATCATAAGGTGTAACTTCTCCTCCTCCCAATGTTAAAGAAAGACCGTATTTTGAAGGGTCTGTAAAAGTTGTAATTCCAACGCTTGTCGCAAAATTTATAAAATTATTAAGACCATTGAGTGCCAAAACTCGAACAGCAGGAATGTTAAACGAATTTCCCAGTGCAAATCGCACAGCTTCGCCTCCATGAAATTGCCCATCATAATTTACTGGACAATAAGGTTGCTGTCCCGCAACATCAAAACAAGTTGGCACGTCAGCAAGTATTGTTGCAGGAGTTATTTTGCGGTCGCGAATTGCAAGTGCGTAATTAAAAGGTTTTATTGAAGACCCGGGTTGTCGGTCAGCAAAAATAACATTTACATTTCCGTCATTTTTTGCATCAAAATAATCTTTGCTGCCGACCATTGCAAGTATTTCTCCGTCAGCGGGGCGGGTTACTATTACGGCTCCATTTTTTACGTTTTGATTAACAAGTTTTCCAACTTCTGTAGCTACAGTTTGTTGTGCAAAATTCTGTAAATCTAAATCAAGCGTTGTATAAACTCTTAACCCTCCTTCGTTTACCATTTGTTCGCCGTACTGTTGTACCAGTTGATCTTTTATCCAGAGTGCAAAATGCGGCGCCTGTATTTGCGATGGTTCTGCATAAATAAGAGGTTCTGCTTCAGCTGCATCAGCTTGTGCTTCGGTAATATATTTATTAGTTACCATTGATTTAAGTACTTCAATTTGTCGCTGTTTTGCAAGTTCCGGATGCGCTCCAAAAGGGGAGTAATAAGTCGGCGCTTGTGTAAGTCCTGCAAGAAGTGCTGCCTGTGCCAAATCTAAATCTTTAGCGCTTTTGTTAAAATATTGTTGCGATGCGCTTTCTATTCCGTATGCATCTCCTCCGTATGGCACTTGATTTAAATAAGCTTCCAAAATTTGTTGTTTTGTATAAATAGATTCAATAATCATTGCAAGGAATAATTCCTGAATTTTTCGCTTTATAGTGCGGTCTTGTGTCAAAAATGCATTTTTAACATATTGTTGTTCAATAGTACTTCCGCCTTGTAAGTCTCCTTTAAAAACAGTGCTATAAGCAGCTCTAATTATTCCAGTCGGCGAGAAAGCACTGTGTTTATAAAAATCTTTATCTTCAATAGAAACAGTAGCATTCCCTACATAGGGAGGGAGGTCAGATAATTTTATTGGGTCACGTTTTTTATCAGCAAATATTTCGTAAATTAGTTTACCCGAGCGGTCAAAAATTTGTGTAGAAACTGGTTCTTTTTGCCCAAGGCTTGTTGGTAAAGGAATTCCAGAAAAAAGATATACCAGTCCTGCAATAACAACTGTAAAAAAAATAATTTTTTTTCTAAAATGTGTATCTCTAAAAAATCTTTTTTTCTTTTCTTGAATTGGTTTCTCAATTAATTTTTCAAGAGTTTGTTTTTTCTCTGTACTATCTTTGAAAGTTTTTTTCTCCGCCATTACTAATTATAACTCAAACCATCTTTACGGATAAATAGATAGACTTTTGCGAAGATGTTGTTGAAGATCTTCAGAAAATTCTACATTTTTGACACTAGACTTAACTAAATCAAATATATGGCCACTCATATTATATTGAGTTAAAACCTCAACTTTATTGACTGCAGTTTCCTCTAACAATTCCCTGGCTTCAACATTACTAAGATGTAAGCGGACAAACATTAAAGAAGAATGAAATTCTACTTGAACTGGATTGCAATCTTTATCAGGAATATTTAATAAATCTAAATCAACAGGAAGCTGGCCTTCTTTATAATATTTAAACCACGAAGTTTGTCTTGTTCGTTTATTTCTGCAAACTACTTGAACTAAAGACTCTTGGAGGTTATTGTGAATGCGAAAACCTTGCGTACGAAGTTCGCCTAAAGAATGATTAACAGCTTCTAAAGTAGTTCCTAAATCAGAATTACACTTCCATCTTACCCAAGTAGCACGGCCATTATCACTAATTTCTAAATTATTTTCTAAAAATTCTTGTTCGTGACTTGTTGGATTCAATCTATCAATAGTCATCTGTTTTCGTGATCTTATTATATTTACAATCATAAATCAATGAAGTTATACTTTTTAAGTA
The Patescibacteria group bacterium genome window above contains:
- a CDS encoding transglycosylase domain-containing protein → MIVEAIRIIKEPREQVIYQSKDYRKKRKPKIFHIKITFYRKIGITTRIKILFAFVIFILIIVAGIWYFVFRGLPSPNQLINRKVDVSTKIYDRNGILLYQIYKDQNRTPVALPQVPDITRKATLAAEDSNFYNEYGFSWKGIIRSLLADITNQDLTEGGSTITQQLVKNTLLSPEKTWSRKIKELVLSIEVEREFSKDQILSMYLNEVSYGGSAYGIEAASEQYFGKDVSQLTTAESALLAGLPKSPTTYSPFGADPDLAINRQQEVLGLMKQDKFITADQYNEAINEKLNFANNQTNIKAPHFVMYVRQKLVDEYGEDEVERGGLNVITTLDYNIQQIAQDAVTSQVANLKGLHVTNGAAIVLDPKSGDILAMVGSTDYFNATNDGEVNVTTALRPPGSSIKIVNYAYALGHGYTPLSVIDDSPITFKFAGSPSYTPVNYDGKFVGPITLRNALAQSRNIPAVKVLASYGVQNMINLGQAMGITTWNEKNTYGLSLTLGGGSTRLIDMARVYATVADSGNRPAINSLLKVTDYKGNNLPFDCDTGNCESENVIDPRVSYQLINILSDNNARAPEFGEHSSLVINGHPEVAVKTGTSNDLRDNLTIGFNQNYLTAVWVGNNDNSPMARIASGITGAAPIWNEIEGKLIGSDKPINWNVPDGLIAAPCSKNDLFLNGTDVNKICAGLNKIATPSATLNN
- a CDS encoding transglycosylase domain-containing protein is translated as MAEKKTFKDSTEKKQTLEKLIEKPIQEKKKRFFRDTHFRKKIIFFTVVIAGLVYLFSGIPLPTSLGQKEPVSTQIFDRSGKLIYEIFADKKRDPIKLSDLPPYVGNATVSIEDKDFYKHSAFSPTGIIRAAYSTVFKGDLQGGSTIEQQYVKNAFLTQDRTIKRKIQELFLAMIIESIYTKQQILEAYLNQVPYGGDAYGIESASQQYFNKSAKDLDLAQAALLAGLTQAPTYYSPFGAHPELAKQRQIEVLKSMVTNKYITEAQADAAEAEPLIYAEPSQIQAPHFALWIKDQLVQQYGEQMVNEGGLRVYTTLDLDLQNFAQQTVATEVGKLVNQNVKNGAVIVTRPADGEILAMVGSKDYFDAKNDGNVNVIFADRQPGSSIKPFNYALAIRDRKITPATILADVPTCFDVAGQQPYCPVNYDGQFHGGEAVRFALGNSFNIPAVRVLALNGLNNFINFATSVGITTFTDPSKYGLSLTLGGGEVTPYDMAEAYGTLANGGIKEPLVAITKITDWKGNVLEDNKLDDLTGNRVVPQDVSFLISQILLDNNARAQEFGTSSYLVVSGHPEVSVKTGTTNDRRDNWTDGYTGQIAAVVWVGNNDNTPMNGSVSGITGASPIFNKVIAYALNKSEKGFYNKSDDGHAWPTQPSDVKGMTICADTGLAPTSGDPNNPGCPARFDYFIDGTQPQAIPTMTQNLTVYKDTHMIASSSATPDQVQQEQHPIVQDPLGTILCLDCPLPTYNVTINYPIFGVSDNSKFTPTPIATPTPSGQ